CTGTTTGCGGGCCTGGTCGAGTTGCTGGCCGAGGACTTTTTGAGTGAGTCGAGCTATGCCACGTTGAAAGGGAGAAGGCGTGTCGAAGCTTGTATATCAGTTGCTTGTGGGGCGCTTCTTATGGCCTTTGTGGGTGCATTTGCATGATTTAAAAGTGATGAACTTTCTTGCTAGAACATATGTGGATTCatgcctccttctcctccaggCTGATTATATGTAACAAAAGAAATACATATACTACAATCCTCATACTTGAATGGGGTAATGGGTCAGTCGGGAGGAAATGAAACGAAACGCTAGAAGCATTCAAGATCCTGCCAGTGTCTCGAAATGGCAGGCTGTCTgtgagagacaaaaaaaaccaccgATCGGTATTATGAGGTTCGGCGTCCCCACTGATTCTACCGCAATCTTGAGGCAAAGCTTAGGACAAATTATACGACTCGTATTTAGTTGTGGtgcttttgctttttattTGAATCTGGATATCTTGGATTTGAAATTAAATCTATCGGCTTGCTTTGAGGTCTTCATGCCAGCTCAGACAGAATGCGTATAACTATATGTATATGTGTAGGTGTATCGAGCGATCCACATCTTTTGGGGGAAATCGCCACAAAGTCTTAAAAACTTTGAGAATCATGTCATGTCGGTTCGTCATAAGGAAGCATTTGCTTAGAAGAGAGACTCAAGCACCAGGGCACTggcaccgccaccgccgttGCAGATGCCAACACAGCCAAGCTTGCCTTGCTTGGCCTTCAGGACACCGAGCAGAGTGGAGACGATACGGGCACCGCTGGCACCGAGCGGGTGGCCGATGGCGACGGCACCGCCGTGGATATTGACCTTCTCCTCAGAAAGACCCAACAGCTTCATGTTGGCGAGAGCAACCACACTGAAAGCCTCGTTGATCTCAAAGGCGTCGATGGAGTCCTGAGTCACGCCAGCGTGCTTCAGGGCCTTGGGGATCGCCAGAGCGGGGGCAGTGGTGAACTTGCTGGGGGTGTGGGCAGCCTCGCCCCAACCCAGAATCTTGGCAATGGGCTTGAGACCCAGCTCCTTCACCTTGGCCTCGGAGACCAAGACAACAGCCGCAGCACCGTCGTTCAGGGGAGAGGAGTTGGGGGCAGTGACGGTACCGGTGCCGGGGATGAAAGCGGGCTTCATGGCGCGGAGCTTATCGGGGTTCAGCTGCAACGGAGAAGGTGTGTTAGTTGACTAGGTTCTGCTTGTTCGATACTCGCGCTGACGACAGCATGATACAAAGCACGACTCACGTTCTTGGGCTCATCGTCCTGAGAAACGGTCACACCGGGCTTGCCACGGAAGCCGGGGATCTCAATAGGGGCAATCTCAAAGTCGAAAGCACCGGCCTTTTGCGCGGCCTGGGCCTTCTGGTAGGTACGGATGGCGTACTCATCCTGCTGCTCGCGGTTGAAGTCATGGTCCTGAGCACACTCCTCGGCAGCAAAGCCCATCAGCTCCTGCTTGCCGTAAGCGTCCTGGAGACCGTCCTTCATAATTCCGTCCACCATGGTCTGGTTGCCGTACTTGGCACCGCCGCGCAGGCTGGGCAGATAGTGAGGAGTGTTGGACATGGACTCAGCACCACCGGCAACGACAACGTCGGCGTTGCCAGTCATGATTGTCTGG
This genomic window from Penicillium oxalicum strain HP7-1 chromosome III, whole genome shotgun sequence contains:
- a CDS encoding Acetyl-CoA acetyltransferase IB; the encoded protein is MSSLPPVYIVSTARTPVGSFLGSLSGLAAPQLGAHAIKAAVERAEGINASDVEEVFFGNVLSAGVGQNPARQCAIHAGLQESTVCTTVNKVCASGLKAIILGAQTIMTGNADVVVAGGAESMSNTPHYLPSLRGGAKYGNQTMVDGIMKDGLQDAYGKQELMGFAAEECAQDHDFNREQQDEYAIRTYQKAQAAQKAGAFDFEIAPIEIPGFRGKPGVTVSQDDEPKNLNPDKLRAMKPAFIPGTGTVTAPNSSPLNDGAAAVVLVSEAKVKELGLKPIAKILGWGEAAHTPSKFTTAPALAIPKALKHAGVTQDSIDAFEINEAFSVVALANMKLLGLSEEKVNIHGGAVAIGHPLGASGARIVSTLLGVLKAKQGKLGCVGICNGGGGASALVLESLF